From Pseudonocardia autotrophica, one genomic window encodes:
- a CDS encoding sensor histidine kinase translates to MTRAAADPAPLPGSRAGDVALASLVLLLGAQELVSLVSATDSLVRGVLPGPAAVVVVVGSVLVVAQAATVLLRRQRPQQAYLLMAALMTAQLTLVGAIGVFGWGVLAFAVARSPGRAAGVLGLPLLGALALPALARGWGQPTSQEVGEQVGAVVGMGFNAVLLVLIGTLAGRWTRTAARRADEQLRAAGRIRRAAALEIERARIAEEIGSGVLAGLHRLVDRAARIGVTGSGPAAGGEIADATLRALHGQAREVLAAMRRVLGVLRAPDGPDAPAPVEDVPLARRVPPLPDRAGLVTLGAFVAVAAAFAALPTVDVGDDGVDLILGLLRLPVADPLAALVVGAQFAAIAWWRTAPVPALLVSGAGSLLAGGLGGANLFAEMGWSLLVWGAATRAPVLRSGIATVVSTALVAAGGILFGTWERLGPAGTTTLSFLAVVPLWVAGVMVGRHRRATEQLRRERADAEERDALGRERLRVARELHDVVAHHVSAIAVQAGAARMAADPAVRAGAFEHIAESGRRIADVLPDLAGSTPDPHGLVLDPRGVDRLLAPSREAGLPVRAEIDGTPADPPGEAELFAQRIVTEALTNVLRHAGRAATVVRIGHRTSEVIVEVTDGGPVPGHRTEDAGSGLGLVGMRERVELLGGELSAGSDGPGWTVRATLPREPLVLADETGGTAISSAAPTRDDTPGP, encoded by the coding sequence GTGACCCGGGCCGCGGCTGATCCGGCGCCGCTGCCCGGCTCCCGGGCCGGCGACGTGGCGCTGGCGTCGCTGGTGCTGCTGCTCGGCGCCCAGGAGCTCGTCTCGCTGGTCTCCGCGACCGATTCGCTCGTCCGCGGGGTGCTGCCCGGCCCGGCGGCCGTGGTCGTCGTCGTGGGATCGGTGCTCGTCGTGGCACAGGCCGCGACGGTGCTCCTGCGCCGGCAGCGGCCGCAGCAGGCCTACCTGCTGATGGCCGCCCTGATGACCGCGCAGCTCACCCTGGTCGGCGCGATCGGCGTGTTCGGGTGGGGGGTTCTCGCGTTCGCCGTCGCTCGGTCACCCGGCCGGGCCGCCGGCGTGCTGGGCCTCCCGCTGCTGGGTGCGCTGGCGCTTCCGGCACTCGCCCGCGGCTGGGGGCAGCCGACCTCCCAGGAGGTCGGCGAGCAGGTCGGGGCGGTCGTCGGGATGGGGTTCAACGCGGTGCTGCTCGTGCTGATCGGCACGCTCGCCGGACGGTGGACGCGGACCGCGGCCCGGCGGGCCGACGAGCAACTCCGTGCGGCCGGGCGGATCCGGCGGGCGGCGGCGCTGGAGATCGAACGGGCCCGGATCGCCGAGGAGATCGGCAGCGGGGTGCTCGCCGGCCTGCACCGGCTCGTCGACCGGGCGGCCCGGATCGGCGTAACCGGATCCGGGCCCGCGGCCGGCGGCGAGATCGCCGATGCCACCCTGCGGGCGCTGCACGGGCAGGCCAGGGAGGTGCTCGCCGCGATGCGCCGGGTGCTGGGCGTGCTGCGGGCACCCGATGGCCCCGACGCCCCGGCTCCCGTCGAGGACGTGCCGCTCGCTCGCCGGGTGCCGCCGCTGCCGGACCGGGCCGGGCTGGTCACCCTCGGCGCGTTCGTCGCCGTCGCGGCCGCGTTCGCGGCGCTGCCCACCGTGGACGTCGGCGATGACGGTGTCGACCTGATCCTGGGGTTGCTGCGGCTGCCGGTCGCCGATCCACTCGCGGCACTCGTGGTCGGAGCCCAGTTCGCCGCGATCGCCTGGTGGCGGACCGCCCCGGTGCCCGCCCTGCTGGTGTCGGGAGCCGGATCGCTGCTGGCCGGCGGACTCGGCGGGGCCAACCTGTTCGCCGAGATGGGCTGGAGCCTGCTCGTCTGGGGCGCCGCGACCCGCGCGCCGGTGCTCCGCTCGGGGATCGCCACCGTGGTGTCGACCGCGCTGGTGGCGGCCGGGGGGATCCTGTTCGGCACCTGGGAGCGGCTGGGTCCGGCCGGGACGACGACACTGTCGTTCCTCGCCGTCGTGCCGTTGTGGGTCGCCGGGGTGATGGTCGGCAGGCACCGGCGGGCGACCGAGCAGCTGCGCCGGGAGCGGGCCGACGCCGAGGAGCGCGACGCACTCGGCCGGGAACGGCTGCGGGTGGCCCGGGAGCTGCACGACGTGGTCGCGCACCACGTGTCCGCGATCGCGGTGCAGGCGGGCGCGGCCCGGATGGCGGCCGATCCGGCCGTGCGGGCCGGGGCGTTCGAACACATCGCCGAGTCCGGCAGGCGGATCGCCGACGTGCTGCCCGACCTGGCCGGATCCACCCCCGACCCGCACGGGCTGGTGCTCGACCCGCGCGGCGTCGACCGGCTGCTGGCACCGTCCCGGGAGGCCGGGCTGCCGGTGCGCGCCGAGATCGACGGGACACCGGCGGACCCACCGGGCGAGGCCGAGCTGTTCGCCCAGCGGATCGTCACCGAGGCCCTCACCAACGTGCTCCGGCACGCGGGCCGCGCGGCCACCGTGGTGCGGATCGGGCACCGCACCTCGGAGGTGATCGTCGAGGTCACCGACGGTGGGCCGGTCCCGGGGCACCGCACCGAGGACGCCGGGTCCGGGCTGGGGCTGGTCGGCATGCGCGAGCGGGTGGAGCTGCTGGGCGGCGAGCTGTCGGCCGGCTCCGACGGCCCCGGCTGGACGGTGCGTGCCACGCTCCCCCGCGAACCGCTCGTCCTCGCGGACGAGACCGGCGGGACCGCGATCTCGTCCGCGGCGCCGACGCGGGACGACACCCCCGGCCCCTAG
- a CDS encoding response regulator gives MTVRVVVADDQAVVRAGLRTVLAAAPDIDVVGEATDGAAAAELAESLRPDVVLMDVRMPGTDGIEGTRRIRALRDPAIRVLVVTTFDLDRHVYDALRAGASGFVLKDVEPEDLQVAVRTVHAGHELFAPSVTRRLVGSFVPAPTEPDAGPAGGLTEREREVLALVAAGLSNAEIADRLVLGGTTVKTHVSNLLAKLGLRDRVQLVVFAYEHGLIGNNPAGTGDAGRTGDPGRG, from the coding sequence ATGACGGTCCGGGTGGTGGTGGCCGACGACCAGGCGGTGGTCCGGGCCGGCCTGCGGACGGTGCTGGCCGCCGCTCCGGACATCGACGTCGTCGGCGAAGCGACCGACGGCGCCGCCGCGGCCGAGCTGGCCGAGTCGCTGCGCCCGGACGTCGTGCTGATGGACGTGCGGATGCCCGGGACCGACGGGATCGAGGGCACCCGGCGGATCCGCGCACTGCGCGACCCGGCCATCCGGGTGCTGGTGGTCACCACTTTCGACCTGGACCGGCACGTCTACGACGCGCTGCGGGCCGGTGCGTCGGGCTTCGTGTTGAAGGACGTCGAGCCGGAGGATCTGCAGGTCGCGGTGCGCACCGTGCACGCGGGGCACGAGCTGTTCGCGCCGTCGGTGACCCGCCGGCTGGTCGGCTCGTTCGTGCCGGCCCCCACGGAGCCGGACGCCGGGCCCGCCGGGGGGCTCACCGAGCGGGAACGCGAGGTGCTCGCCCTGGTCGCGGCAGGACTGTCCAACGCCGAGATCGCCGACCGGCTGGTGCTCGGTGGGACGACGGTGAAGACGCACGTGTCGAACCTGCTCGCCAAGCTGGGCCTGCGGGACCGGGTGCAGCTGGTGGTGTTCGCCTACGAGCACGGCCTGATCGGGAACAACCCGGCCGGGACGGGTGACGCGGGACGTACGGGTGACCCGGGCCGCGGCTGA
- the efp gene encoding elongation factor P, producing MATTNDLKNGLVLNLEGQLWTVTAFQHVKPGKGGAFVRTTLKNVMSGKVVDKTFNAGTKVDTATVDRRDMTYLYRDGTDFVFMDGDTYDQIPIPEKAVGDAARYLLENANAQVSLHEGEPLFIELPTSVELIISHTDPGLQGDRSTGGTKPATLETGAEIQVPLFLESGTRVKVDTRDGRYLGRVS from the coding sequence GTGGCGACGACGAACGACCTGAAGAACGGCCTGGTGCTGAACCTCGAGGGCCAGCTGTGGACCGTGACGGCGTTCCAGCACGTCAAGCCCGGTAAGGGCGGTGCGTTCGTTCGTACCACCCTGAAGAACGTGATGTCCGGCAAGGTCGTCGACAAGACGTTCAACGCGGGCACGAAGGTCGACACCGCGACGGTCGACCGCCGCGACATGACCTACCTCTACCGCGACGGCACGGACTTCGTGTTCATGGACGGCGACACCTACGACCAGATCCCGATCCCGGAGAAGGCCGTCGGCGACGCCGCCCGGTACCTGCTGGAGAACGCCAACGCCCAGGTGTCGCTGCACGAGGGGGAGCCGCTGTTCATCGAGCTGCCCACCTCGGTGGAGCTGATCATCTCGCACACCGACCCGGGTCTGCAGGGCGACCGCTCGACCGGCGGTACCAAGCCGGCCACCCTGGAGACCGGTGCCGAGATCCAGGTGCCGCTGTTCCTGGAGAGCGGCACCCGGGTCAAGGTCGACACGCGGGACGGCCGTTACCTCGGCCGCGTGAGCTGA
- the nusB gene encoding transcription antitermination factor NusB, with the protein MRARTKARKRALDILFESEAREEAPLTVLAARRQTDDAPPVQEYAGKLVEGVATHLERIDQLIAEHAEGWSVDRMPAVDRGLLRIGVYELLWVDDVDDPVAITEAVELARTLSTDDSPRYVNGVLGQISDIAEHLRATL; encoded by the coding sequence GTGCGCGCACGGACCAAGGCCCGCAAACGGGCCCTGGACATCCTGTTCGAGTCCGAGGCGCGCGAGGAGGCACCGCTGACGGTGCTCGCCGCGCGTCGGCAGACCGACGACGCCCCGCCGGTGCAGGAGTACGCCGGGAAGCTGGTGGAGGGCGTCGCCACCCACCTGGAGCGGATCGACCAGCTGATCGCCGAGCACGCCGAGGGCTGGAGCGTCGACCGGATGCCCGCCGTCGACCGCGGGCTGCTGCGGATCGGCGTGTACGAGCTGCTGTGGGTGGACGACGTCGACGACCCGGTGGCGATCACCGAGGCGGTGGAGCTGGCCAGGACGCTGTCCACCGACGACTCGCCGCGCTACGTCAACGGTGTGCTCGGCCAGATCTCGGACATCGCCGAGCACCTGCGCGCCACGCTGTAG